The following are encoded in a window of Mycolicibacterium tusciae JS617 genomic DNA:
- a CDS encoding XdhC family protein, translating into MRDVLDELLSVWRTGGTAGVATVVRTIRSAPRQPGATMVVAPDGTVAGSVSGGCVEAAVYELANEVVASGRAELQRYGVSDDDAFAVGLTCGGIIDVFAEPMSRDTFPQLEAIAGDLAAHRPTAVATVIAHPNPRLVGRRLVIGQREVDGSLGSHRADAAITDDARGLLATGQSTVLSYGPDGQRQETGMEVFVASHAPPPRMVIFGAIDFASALATQGAFLGYRVTVCDARPVFATAARFPGADEVVVAWPDRYLAEQAEAGAIDSRTAICVLTHDAKFDVGVLQVALRLPEVGYVGVMGSRRTHDDRIDRLREAGLSDAELSRLSSPIGLDLGARTPEETAVSIAAEIIARRWGGGGLPLTDTDGRIHHDR; encoded by the coding sequence GTGCGCGACGTTCTCGACGAGTTGCTGTCGGTATGGCGGACCGGCGGCACCGCCGGCGTCGCCACCGTCGTGCGGACGATCCGATCCGCGCCGCGGCAACCTGGGGCCACGATGGTCGTCGCCCCGGACGGCACGGTCGCGGGCTCGGTATCCGGGGGGTGCGTCGAGGCGGCCGTCTACGAACTGGCCAACGAGGTCGTGGCATCCGGGCGGGCGGAGTTGCAGCGGTACGGCGTGAGCGACGACGACGCCTTCGCCGTCGGCCTCACCTGCGGGGGCATCATCGACGTTTTCGCCGAGCCGATGTCCCGAGACACGTTCCCGCAATTGGAGGCGATCGCCGGCGACCTCGCGGCGCATCGTCCGACCGCCGTCGCCACCGTGATCGCGCACCCAAACCCGCGCCTGGTGGGGCGCAGGCTTGTGATCGGGCAGCGCGAGGTCGACGGGTCGCTCGGATCGCATCGGGCCGACGCCGCAATCACCGACGACGCGCGCGGACTATTGGCCACCGGGCAGTCGACGGTGCTGTCCTACGGTCCCGACGGTCAGCGCCAGGAGACGGGCATGGAGGTGTTCGTCGCCAGCCACGCCCCACCTCCCCGGATGGTGATCTTCGGTGCGATCGACTTCGCGTCGGCGCTGGCCACCCAGGGTGCGTTTCTGGGCTATCGCGTGACGGTGTGCGACGCGCGCCCGGTCTTCGCCACCGCGGCACGGTTCCCGGGTGCCGATGAAGTGGTGGTCGCCTGGCCGGACCGCTATCTCGCCGAACAGGCCGAGGCGGGCGCCATCGATTCGCGCACCGCGATCTGCGTGCTCACCCACGACGCCAAGTTCGACGTCGGTGTCCTGCAGGTTGCGCTGCGGCTGCCGGAGGTTGGCTACGTCGGGGTCATGGGTTCGCGGCGCACCCACGACGACCGCATCGACCGCCTGCGCGAGGCCGGCCTGTCCGACGCCGAGCTGAGCCGGCTATCCAGCCCTATCGGCCTCGACCTGGGGGCGCGCACCCCGGAGGAAACCGCAGTCTCGATCGCCGCGGAGATCATCGCGCGGCGTTGGGGAGGCGGGGGTCTCCCGCTTACCGATACCGACGGTCGGATCCATCACGACAGATGA